aagaacaaaatttcaaatcagtgaaaaaaatcaaaagagtTTCTTTCTATCTCTTGCATGATTTCTCCTCCACCGAAAATCCCTTTTCAGTTCTCTCTGAGACTCTGATGCGCAACAGTCCCTGCATTTCGGCGAAAAGATATAATCTGAAATTCAGGAAGCGGAACGAATTCCAAAGTAAGGTGGGGAAATATCTGATATACGGCGAAGAACTTAGCTGCGCTGTGTGCAGGTTTTCTTATAGCTGTGTCTTAGTTTTACTTCTTGAATTTCGAAACcagtttcttatttttattggattttcactttaatttcAGTTTAGATATAGATTTTGGAGTTTGTTGATTTGTCCGTTAGTGATTCCTCCACATTTGTGCGCGGTTTGTTCTTTTAATTGTTCGTAATCAAGAATGCTTTTTCTGAGCTGAAAATTGTGaatttaataacatattttaccCCAGTTTACAGATTTTTTGGAAGTTTGTGTTAGGCCATTGTTATTGAATACATTGCAAGGGTCCTTTCTTTAGCTGAGATGGTGATGGGATCCAATTGGTGAAATCTGTGTGCAGGGTGGACCCTGTGTATGTTgcactattttaatttttctcacTCGGCACTACTTAATTTAAGTGATAGGTCTAGTTAGCAAAATAGATACTCATCGTACTACTTTAGTCtgttattatgataatttataatcgAGTCAACTTAACTTTGCAATAGAAAAGGCATAAATTAGGGAATGATTTAGCCAGTTGGCTGTACTACATCCTGATATGGCCTTGCATTGCTTGGTGAAGAAGTTCTATGCAATgataaaattctattttctctttcGCTTCTTCCTGAGTTGGAAGCTTTTGAAACAGGATTTTGCATTATCCCTTATATTATGTTAGCATCTTCTGGTAATATCTGATTTGTAGCAGTTCTTACTAGGCTTTTTTACATCTATGAGTGAATGGAagtgaaattcttttttcggAAATCACAAAAGTGAGCATTGCTTATGCATATGTTTCTTTGCATTTGATTGGGAGTTCGGTATAATTCAAGTCGTTTATAAGATACCATCTGAAGTTCTTGGAAGAAAGTTTCTTATTCTGCTCCTTTAATGCAGAAATTTTGATTGTACTAGTTAAAGGACATGAAGGTTACAAGCTACACTGGCCTTGCTAAACCCAGTTTTTTGCTCGTGCACTATGAGTTACCCGCTTTTGCATTCCACAGATCGCAGATGGTTTCTATCTCGTCTCTATGTGTTTCAAGTAATTGTAAGAAGAGATGTGGATTGGTGATGAAGCTTTATTCATATGTTGCTGGGCAGTCTCATTCATCCACTGCTTCGCATTTATCTTTGTCCAAGAAAGACAGATTTAGTAGGGAGCAGAAAGAAGTTAATCCTGCTTCATTTTATACTCACCCTAGTTTATTACAGATGAAAAGCGAGAGGATTGCTAACCGTGCCCGAGTTTACGAATTCTTGAGGGGTATTGGCATTGTTCCTGATGAGCTTGATGGTTTGGAGCTTCCTGTCACTGTTGACGTCATGAGAGAACGTGTGGAGTTCCTTCACAAGTTAGGACTTACAATtgaagatattaataattacccGCTTGTCCTTGGATGCAGtgtgaagaaaaatatggtTCCAGTGCTTGATTTCCTTGGCAAATTGGGTGTAAGAAAATCTACTTTTACGGAATTCTTGCGCCGGTATCCACAAGTCCTCCATGCCAGTGTTGTGGTTGACCTTCAACCTGTTGTTAAATATCTTCAAGGGATGGACATTAAGCCTAATGATATTCCTCGAGTCCTTGAGAGGTACCCAGAAGTTTTGGGATTTAAGCTTGAGGGCACCATGAGTACTTCAGTGGCTTATTTGGTTGGAATTGGAGTAGCCAGGCGGGAGATTGGAGGAGTGCTAACTAAATACCCAGATATATTGGGCATGCGGGTAGGTCGGGTGATCAAACCTTTTGTGGAATATCTAGGAAGCTTGGGAATACCATCCCTGGCAGTTGCTAGGTTGATTGAGAAGCGGCCACACATTCTTGGTTTTCAACTTGATGGTAAGGTGAAGCCAAATGTCAAATTACTGCTAGAGTATAATGTTAGACATACTTCACTTGCATCTGTGATTGCTCAATATCCTGAAATCATAGGAATTGACCTTGAATCAAAGCTTCTCAGCCAGCGGGGCTTCCTCAGCTCCATTATTCAATTGACCCCTGAAGATTTTGGGAGAGTCATAGAGAAAATGCCCCAAATTGTCAGCCTCAGTGACAAAGCCATAGTGAGGCATGTGGATTTCCTAAAGGAATGTGGATTCTCCATGGAACAAATGAGAAAGATGGTTGTGGGGTGCCCACAGTTGTTGGCCCTGAATGTTGACATCATGAAACTCAGTTTTGATTACTTCAAATCCACAATGGATAGGCCATTGGATGATTTAGTGACTTTCCCAGCTTATTTCACTTATGGACTCGAGTCTACTGTGAAGCCAAGACACAAGGTTATTGTACGAATGGGAGTTAAATGTTCTCTTGCTTGGCTTCTCAATTGTTCAGATGAGAAATTTGAAGAACGAATGAAGTACGACTCAATTGACATGGAAGATATCGAGGAAGATTCTTCATTTGACCTGAATAGCTTAATGAAACCCAGCACCGAAGACTCTGATTCTGAATATGAGGATGACAGTGATGATGGATATGAGTAGAATTAGCAAAAATGAGTAAcagaaaatgacaatttttttttcccttggCAATactgattttatattttgaccaaGTTCCCTTAGCATATACCCCTTTCCTCGTGTGGTCTAGAGTCAATCATATACGCATTTGTATGCTCTGCGTTGTGCAAGATCGATCTCCATGTGCAGTGCACGTATTTCCCTCCGAAAGTTAGCCTAAAAAGCCATTGACATGACCTCATTTTCAGGCCAATGGATAAGAAGGGCTCTCCTAAATACTGCAATAGTTGCATGAGAGAGTTGAGTCCCAGGCACTGATCCTACTTTTTGTGATAAACCAGAATGTGATTTTCGGAGTCACATGTTTTGTGCAGCTAGTGAGGTGAAACCAGGGCTGTATCAGGACGACAAGCCAGAAGATCAGGTCCATCCAGGTTTCTTCAACATATAATCAGAATACGTGCGTGAATCAGACACAGGTTACAGCTGCTAGTCCTGATTCTTGCTGAGATGTTTCAGGTCCAGATGCCGTTGCAAATGGCTCAGCAACTGTACTAGATTACGAATTCAGCCAAATTTTAGACCGCCTGTTTAAGTTTGGTTTTGGTTGGTGGATTAATGTATGAATAATAATACCTCATAGACTGATCAGTGGTTGATATGTTCTGTCATGGAAATTTGAGAAGTTTCTTCCAAATCAAtgcatattatttttctctttaattacattttttctgtCAGTttcatcatataaaattacttGTTTGGATGAACAACCAAAGTCCAATTTCCATCTCTTgaccttttccttttttttggttggttTAAATTCGACCCGGTTGATCCAAATATGACCCACGTTCCATTTCAAATTAAGGAAAAGCCTCCCAACAAGAGTTTTTATATTGACAAGACCAAGTTCAAAAGTTTATACAAGTGAAATGAAGACGCCTCCACAACAATATTCgttcattcaaattaaaatttgattaaatataaactagTTATAAGACAtgtgtaatacatttattCTGTTATtgacatatatttttagagaaaataatcaattatacgatg
This region of Sesamum indicum cultivar Zhongzhi No. 13 linkage group LG4, S_indicum_v1.0, whole genome shotgun sequence genomic DNA includes:
- the LOC105159670 gene encoding transcription termination factor MTERF4, chloroplastic yields the protein MKVTSYTGLAKPSFLLVHYELPAFAFHRSQMVSISSLCVSSNCKKRCGLVMKLYSYVAGQSHSSTASHLSLSKKDRFSREQKEVNPASFYTHPSLLQMKSERIANRARVYEFLRGIGIVPDELDGLELPVTVDVMRERVEFLHKLGLTIEDINNYPLVLGCSVKKNMVPVLDFLGKLGVRKSTFTEFLRRYPQVLHASVVVDLQPVVKYLQGMDIKPNDIPRVLERYPEVLGFKLEGTMSTSVAYLVGIGVARREIGGVLTKYPDILGMRVGRVIKPFVEYLGSLGIPSLAVARLIEKRPHILGFQLDGKVKPNVKLLLEYNVRHTSLASVIAQYPEIIGIDLESKLLSQRGFLSSIIQLTPEDFGRVIEKMPQIVSLSDKAIVRHVDFLKECGFSMEQMRKMVVGCPQLLALNVDIMKLSFDYFKSTMDRPLDDLVTFPAYFTYGLESTVKPRHKVIVRMGVKCSLAWLLNCSDEKFEERMKYDSIDMEDIEEDSSFDLNSLMKPSTEDSDSEYEDDSDDGYE